The proteins below are encoded in one region of Xenopus laevis strain J_2021 chromosome 8L, Xenopus_laevis_v10.1, whole genome shotgun sequence:
- the LOC108704796 gene encoding serine/threonine-protein kinase WNK3 isoform X1: MATDSGEPTSTDESDKPAGFTLQNNLISQEGSLSKQASMEESDKPCSSAGTSEKKRFFRKSVDITEDDQMLEPPLKDEKSTDPLCPQPMETNATKAAGVAQEGKNDAKANSEACKDSPREKSEKEMEEEAEMKAVATSPSGRFLKFDIELGRGAFKTVFKGLDTETWVEVAWCELQDRKLTKAEQQRFKEEAEMLKGLQHPNIVRFYDSWESSLKGKKCIVLVTELMTSGTLKTYLKRFKVMKPKVLRSWCRQILKGLQFLHTRTPPIIHRDLKCDNIFITGPTGSVKIGDLGLATLMRTSFAKSVIGTPEFMAPEMYEEHYDESVDVYAFGMCMLEMATSEYPYSECQNAAQIYRKVTSGIKPASFNKVSDPEVKEIIESCIRQNKAERLSIKELLNHAFFAEDTGLRVELAEEDHGTESSLALRLWVEDPKKLKGKHKDNEAIEFSFCLESDNPDEVAFEMVKSGFFHESDSKAVSKSIRDRVCLIKKKRERRLLTGYSEDRRDSQSRIAGAPPAQAAVSIPVVYQQAAGHESEETEVDQHVRQQLLQQQQLQQCSTVTVPADSQLEAGAGSVMHLDATNQHSAIFTVSHEQLNCQQISGVPQAESGHVGQVYQSQQVVGQYQQTQQCLDAKMSFAANGNNLPQCNTLDPSMMSVLQPSFSSLSPKIVPGQITSQQAGAGMQMDACGMTGIQIVTPTATDTQVPALVPVCHTALMGQYSSNIQNVLHPSQNVHGAPAGLSQTQHPGASVQQPIIPTADTLNYSATLQPNIQIPHHTEQLQSSQQPTYQPSLPPQQLIMQPALMEQPPNQNYSDAVTVEAVPQQLRTEHQSEQLLFNAQTSYLHGEMSSFQPTGHLQQSLTANVREQSSYTQPQLPPLGVQQLSRDVEQVATTILNNPPEQPLYIQIPPLEAYGQQSVVASDQTLYTQKVIQSDQPLFVESTSYLSNQHGFVQQTIQTSEQLIYTHPALATPDQILYTEKHVPSTEETVFVQQVVSSEQPAYTQQIISAEQKGTTQPAMPAEQPVYTQQAVTAEQPVYTPQIIQSEQPIYAQQGILAQQPVYAQQGVPTQPVYMQQGIPAQHQVFTQQSNLAEPLIYTQKNIQTDQAMYSQQAVVKTDQTGYAQHTEQRVLVLQADQTVYALQEQPIQAQQGVHPKDQSYYVQQAVPHIQQAASVEQTRYPQSALSAEQSVYLQQTVSAGQPVYPHQSVPTEQPLHTPPQTVPAEQRVYPRQILSTEKPMYTQQGLSAEHPVYTHQAVALAEHPVYIQQVLQPAEHSAYALQSIPPSDRPVYQQEPSLLSDHHVNIQPTVPAPTQVLYTQEAFIPMEKQAYNLQADSPIYIQPVAAASQQVPEQPAPVDQSVYTQSASQMSYPQHVVNSSDTQMYASKTVSASAQPVYVVSPAEQVYIQQTGAVPDQKRYASQTVLLSDASVFSSQAITPAQHHVYAQQAVTSLEKSVQHPQNVESVPQQTSMNASDGLWCVQNSLPPLEQRAYSLHPGVPSVCAQQIVPPEQQVNPNLQSNIIPPQEYRSEPLSESQLFAKQHIQSPGPVSSMMQSQEHGSSHPPPSLQTADNQSYVASVYKQGQMLLQPDLLNKPFPVQHQALTQVPLGQSDVHPSDHENVPSVQKSTALPSQEPLNQPSHGPMHSYEPQTFVQPQYMPGIAAQQAQTNSTSQQMQPLSSQTQSTCIEQTTSLTHLQQHPPVQVAGTDNPQSCSGSMPQQLIPPGYASQPVSQQVWPPTTPVTAESMLQHQDVYQSAVATPQTQYTELESEQSLQSVCQAGAPDQHVFQKQDSLQSSVHGECTKDSSVAQDSTAGNGKQDKMKQRRASCPRPEKIARFILTVMQVSTSGDNMVECQLETHNNKMVTFKFDADGDAPEDIVHYMVEDDFVLEAEKEKFVEELGNIVTQAQDILRSIPPEERMESVQPESNSQTGSSDHAQMGVPASQQTGGESVPQSSPVGRWRFFINQTIKNRESQSSYVSESAVVKVPHQTQLDHEQESQSLPKDTSADSCSLKSEHTAPTVLLRPTDGQGFPAEPEPLALPAFEAVGSEMLSSPLNCTASTAGQMQSESKNCGGNILVLAESQQPDIPSSVAQEAQGANSLVYTTETTTGPLTEQSTTVLSLGLSMSDPLQPVDTTGLSQTPISEASLVHSSSVQESDTEGPPKIDYADNHIKTLDEKLRTLLYQDSSASSYADSLKETQSTESPLSSSAEDTLSCPVPEALDANTTGVQATPEEAEDNDPPVSRDPGAVFTVPGELTPSESSEDAWVPGSSSHTCPKRSMGTGATHLQSGVEEEGARLDISDATQRVVEAFAECALSEGSPSITGAFKRGRFQVVSVPQQEQPAASESAAAPSQCCYPDNPLLQETESANAKAEDTQQSASTACETDSSSLTPDRELDETSANGSSAQSSSAVCMKDMKKPSGCKKQPSSDSELSATPGRPLDFKGRDKDAAQQPQGEKMYKQKQNSFLYSPSSPMSSDDESELEDEDLKVELQKLREKHIQEVVTLQAQQNGELEELYARLKSLRESKAQSSDTFSQPLSPRRPRSLKSKMRSRPQSLTHMDNGLSDHQGSESNSDACQQSLSEKKSMFTDDFHKLVDDWAKENAVLKPSLNQIKQTQSRLESDNWGRTYESTTATSGYSSAWIPPLSQIHGSLPAAVSQSLVLTNFTAGAMPAYSVPPTCQFTGVSSSGYPVQWSAQAPVVSPQNLTAYQPGIGVQAFSTSTAQKATVIPTSPK; this comes from the exons GTATTTGAAAAGATTTAAGGTAATGAAGCCGAAGGTATTACGGAGCTGGTGCCGGCAGATCTTGAAGGGGCTTCAGTTCCTGCACACCAGGACACCTCCCATAATCCACCGTGATCTGAAATGCGACAACATTTTCATCACTGGTCCCACCGGGTCAGTGAAGATTGGGGACCTTGGTCTGGCCACCCTGATGCGGACATCATTTGCAAAGAGTGTAATTG GAACGCCAGAATTCATGGCCCCAGAAATGTATGAAGAGCATTACGACGAGTCAGTGGATGTCTATGCATTTGGCATGTGCATGCTGGAAATGGCTACATCAGAATACCCATACTCAGAATGCCAGAATGCAGCTCAGATCTACCGCAAAGTAACCAGC GGAATCAAACCTGCCAGCTTCAATAAAGTGTCTGATCCTGAGGTAAAGGAAATAATTGAAAGCTGCATCCGTCAGAACAAGGCTGAAAG GTTATCCATAAAAGAGCTCCTAAATCATGCTTTCTTTGCGGAAGACACTGGTTTGCGAGTTGAACTTGCTGAAGAAGATCATGGTACAGAATCCTCGCTGGCCTTGAGGCTTTGGGTGGAAGATCCTAAAAAGCTGAAAGGAAAACATAAAGATAATGAAGCTATTGAGTTCAGCTTCTGCTTAGAGAGCGACAACCCTGATGAGGTGGCATTTGAGATG GTGAAATCTGGATTTTTCCATGAAAGCGACAGTAAAGCTGTGTCCAAATCTATTCGAGACAGAGTGTGTCTTatcaagaaaaaaagagagaggagGTTGCTGACAGGTTATTCTGAGGATCGGCGCGATTCACAAAGCAGAATTGCAGGGGCACCACCTGCACAGGCTGCAGTTTCCATTCCTGTAGTATACCAACAAGCAGCTGGACACGAGAGTGAAGAAACTGAGGTCGATCAGCACGTACGCCAGCAACTACTGCAGCAGCAACAGCTTCAGCAATGCTCGACAGTCACAG TTCCTGCTGACAGTCAGTTGGAAGCAGGGGCAGGATCTGTCATGCATTTGGATGCTACAaaccagcacagtgcaatcttTACTGTGAGCCACGAACAACTGAATTGCCAGCAAATTTCTGGGGTGCCTCAGGCAGAAAGCGGTCATGTGGGGCAAGTCTACCAGTCCCAGCAAGTAGTGGGGCAGTACCAACAAACACAGCAG TGTCTGGATGCGAAGATGTCATTCGCTGCGAATGGAAATAATCTTCCTCAGTGTAACACTTTAGACCCTTCAATGATGTCAGTATTGCAGCCATCTTTTTCTTCACTGTCCCCTAAAATTGTACCTGGACAAATAACATCACAACAGGCAGGGGCTGGTATGCAGATGGATGCTTGTGGCATGACTGGAATACAAATTGTTACACCTACTGCAACAGACACTCAAGTTCCTGCTCTTGTTCCTGTCTGCCATACAGCTTTAATGGGTCAGTACAGCAGCAACATTCAGAATGTGCTGCATCCGTCTCAGAATGTCCATGGGGCACCAGCTGGACTTTCGCAAACGCAACATCCCGGAGCATCTGTGCAGCAACCAATAATTCCTACTGCAGATACTCTAAATTATTCAGCAACACTCCAGCCCAATATTCAGATACCACATCACACAGAGCAGCTTCAAAGCTCTCAGCAGCCTACTTACCAACCATCACTGCCTCCACAGCAACTCATAATGCAGCCTGCCCTAATGGAACAACCTCCAAATCAAAACTATTCTGATGCTGTTACAGTTGAAGCTGTTCCACAACAACTGCGTACGGAACACCAATCGGAGCAGTTGCTATTCAATGCACAGACATCATATCTACATGGTGAGATGTCATCATTTCAACCGACTGGGCATTTACAGCAATCCCTCACTGCTAATGTGCGTGAGCAGTCTTCATATACCCAACCTCAATTACCTCCCCTTGGAGTGCAGCAACTTTCCCGAGATGTGGAACAAGTGGCCACAACAATCCTGAACAATCCTCCAGAACAGCCACTATATATTCAGATTCCCCCACTGGAAGCATATGGACAACAGTCTGTTGTTGCATCTGATCAGACTTTATATACTCAGAAAGTTATTCAATCAGATCAGCCTTTGTTTGTCGAGAGTACTTCTTACCTGAGTAATCAGCATGGTTTTGTGCAACAAACCATACAAACGTCTGAGCAATTAATATATACTCATCCTGCTCTAGCGACTCCTGACCAGATTTTGTACACCGAAAAACATGTACCATCGACAGAGGAGACCGTTTTTGTGCAGCAGGTTGTGTCATCTGAACAACCAGCATACACACAGCAGATTATATCTGCTGAGCAGAAAGGCACCACACAGCCAGCCATGCCTGCAGAACAGCCAGTGTACACCCAACAAGCTGTAACAGCAGAACAGCCAGTGTATACTCCGCAAATTATTCAGTCAGAACAGCCGATATATGCCCAGCAAGGTATACTTGCTCAGCAGCCAGTGTATGCTCAACAAGGTGTTCCAACTCAACCAGTGTACATGCAGCAAGGTATTCCAGCTCAGCATCAAGTGTTCACACAACAAAGCAATCTAGCTGAACCACTAATATACACACAAAAGAATATTCAAACTGACCAGGCTATGTACTCACAGCAAGCTGTAGTTAAGACTGATCAAACCGGATACGCCCAGCATACTGAGCAAAGAGTACTTGTTCTTCAAGCAGACCAGACCGTATATGCACTGCAAGAACAGCCAATCCAAGCCCAACAAGGTGTTCACCCAAAAGACCAGTCATATTATGTACAGCAAGCAGTACCTCACATTCAACAGGCTGCATCTGTTGAGCAAACGCGATATCCGCAGTCTGCTCTGTCTGCTGAGCAGTCAGTATACTTACAGCAAACTGTATCTGCTGGGCAGCCAGTATATCCCCATCAGTCTGTACCCACTGAGCAACCACTACATACACCACCGCAAACTGTACCTGCTGAGCAGAGAGTGTACCCTCGGCAAATCCTATCAACAGAGAAACCAATGTATACACAGCAAGGTCTATCAGCTGAGCATCCAGTGTACACACATCAAGCAGTAGCACTGGCTGAGCACCCAGTATACATACAACAAGTCCTTCAGCCTGCAGAACACTCTGCATATGCTTTACAGTCTATACCACCCTCAGACAGACCTGTATATCAACAAGAACCTTCTTTGCTCTCTGACCATCATGTGAACATCCAGCCTACTGTACCAGCACCTACTCAAGTTCTGTACACACAAGAGGCATTTATACCTATGGAAAAGCAGGCATATAACCTACAAGCTGACAGCCCAATATATATTCAACCAGTTGCTGCTGCTTCTCAGCAGGTACCTGAACAACCAGCCCCTGTCGATCAATCAGTATATACACAGTCGGCTTCACAGATGTCCTATCCTCAGCACGTAGTAAATTCATCTGATACACAAATGTATGCAAGTAAGACCGTATCTGCAAGTGCTCAGCCTGTGTATGTAGTTTCGCCAGCAGAACAGGTGTACATTCAGCAGACAGGTGCTGTTCCTGACCAAAAACGGTATGCCAGTCAGACTGTCCTTCTATCTGATGCATCAGTTTTTAGCTCCCAAGCAATAACACCAGCACAACATCATGTTTATGCACAGCAAGCAGTGACATCTTTAGAAAAGTCAGTGCAGCACCCCCAGAATGTGGAATCTGTTCCTCAGCAGACTTCTATGAATGCTTCAGATGGGCTGTGGTGTGTTCAAAATTCGCTGCCTCCTTTGGAACAGAGAGCTTACAGTCTGCATCCTGGAGTGCCATCAGTCTGTGCTCAGCAGATTGTTCCCCCTGAACAGCAGGTAAACCCAAATTTACAGTCTAATATTATACCACCCCAAGAATACAGGTCAGAGCCGCTCTCTGAGAGTCAGTTGTTTGCAAAACAACATATTCAGTCTCCAGGTCCAGTTTCATCAATGATGCAGTCACAAGAGCATGGGTCAAGTCACCCACCTCCTTCTTTACAGACCGCAGACAATCAAAGCTATGTAGCATCTGTTTATAAACAAGGACAAATGTTGCTACAGCCAGATCTTTTGAACAAACCTTTTCCTGTCCAACACCAAGCCTTAACTCAAGTACCATTAGGTCAGTCTGATGTCCATCCATCAGATCATGAAAACGTTCCCTCTGTCCAAAAAAGCACTGCATTGCCTTCACAGGAGCCTTTGAACCAGCCATCACATGGTCCCATGCATAGCTATGAACCTCAAACATTTGTGCAGCCACAGTATATGCCAGGTATTGCAGCTCAACAAGCTCAAACTAATTCAACGTCTCAACAAATGCAACCTCTCTCAAGTCAAACCCAGTCAACATGCATTGAGCAAACAACATCTCTTACACATTTGCAGCAACATCCCCCCGTCCAGGTAGCTGGGACAGATAATCCCCAGTCATGTTCAGGATCCATGCCTCAGCAGCTAATTCCACCTGGATATGCTTCACAGCCTGTTTCACAACAGGTGTGGCCTCCTACAACTCCAGTCACTGCAGAATCCATGTTACAGCATCAGGATGTTTACCAAAGTGCGGTGGCAACACCACAGACTCAGTACACAGAACTGGAGTCAGAGCAG AGTTTGCAGTCTGTATGCCAAGCAGGGGCACCTGACCAGCATGTGTTTCAGAAACAAGATTCTCTTCAAAG CAGTGTTCATGGTGAGTGTACCAAAGACAGCTCAGTTGCACAGGACAGCACAGCTGGAAATGGCAAGCAAGATAAAATGAAACAACGTCGAGCTTCCTGTCCCCGGCCTGAAAAAATAGCCAGATTTATCCTTACTGTTATGCAG GTGTCAACCTCTGGAGATAACATGGTTGAGTGCCAGCTGGAAACTCATAACAATAAGATGGTGACTTTTAAATTCGATGCAGATGGTGATGCTCCTGAAGATATTGTCCATTATATG GTGGAAGATGACTTTGTGCTGGAAGCGGAGAAAGAGAAGTTTGTCGAGGAGCTTGGGAATATAGTTACACAGGCCCAGGATATACTGCGCAGCATACCTCCTGAGGAGAGAATGGAGTCTGTACAGCCAGAGTCTAACAGTCAG ACTGGATCTTCAGATCATGCGCAGATGGGAGTGCCAGCATCCCAACAAACAGGGG GTGAATCAGTGCCACAATCCTCCCCAGTTGGGCGCTGGAGGTTTTTCATTAATCAGACCATAAAGAACCGGGAATCTCAGTCCTCGTATGTTTCAGAGTCTGCAGTGGTCAAGGTTCCTCATCAAACCCAAC TAGATCATGAACAAGAGAGCCAAAGTCTCCCTAAGGATACTTCAGCAGACAGCTGTTCTCTTAAATCTGAGCATACAGCGCCGACTGTTCTTCTTCGGCCAACAGATGGCCAGGGTTTCCCAGCCGAGCCTGAGCCTTTGGCCCTCCCTGCTTTTGAGGCAGTTGGAAGTGAAATGTTATCATCTCCATTGAATTGTACTGCCTCAACAGCAGGGCAAATGCAGTCAGAATCTAAGAACTGTGGTGGTAATATACTTgtactggcagagagccagcagCCAGACATACCCTCGTCTGTTGCTCAGGAAGCCCAAGGAGCTAATAGCCTGGTTTACACAACTGAGACCACTACTGGCCCCTTAACTGAACAAAGCACTACAGTCTTGTCACTTGGCCTATCGATGTCAGATCCTCTCCAGCCAGTAGATACAACTGGGTTGTCTCAGACTCCCATTTCAGAAGCTTCCTTAGTGCACTCTTCATCAGTGCAAGAGTCTGACACTGAAGGACCACCCAAAATAGACTATGCAGATAATCACATCAAAACGTTGGATGAAAAATTAAGAACTTTGTTATATCAGGACAGCTCTGCCAGCTCTTATGCTGACAGCCTAAAAGAGACCCAGAGTACAGAATCTCCCTTATCATCATCTGCTGAGGATACTCTCTCTTGCCCTGTCCCTGAAGCCCTAGACGCAAATACCACCGGTGTGCAGGCCACTCCAGAGGAAGCGGAAGATAATGACCCTCCTGTGTCAAGAGATCCTGGAGCAGTCTTCACAGTTCCCGGTGAACTAACCCCATCT GAGAGTTCCGAAGATGCCTGGGTACCTGGAAGTTCCTCCCATACTTGTCCCAAGCGCTCTATGGGTACTGGAGCCACGCATCTGCAATCAGGAG TTGAAGAGGAGGGAGCGAGACTGGACATATCTGATGCCACGCAGAGGGTCGTTGAAGCGTTTGCTGAATGTGCCTTGTCAGAAGGGTCGCCATCTATAACCGGTGCCTTCAAACGTGGCCGTTTCCAG GTTGTTTCTGTTCCACAACAAGAGCAGCCTGCTGCAAGTGAATCAGCTGCTGCTCCATCACAATGCTGTTACCCAGATAATCCACTTTTACAAGAGACTGAATCTGCTAATGCAAAAGCTGAAGACACTCAGCAATCTGCCAGCACTGCATGTGAGACTGACTCTTCCTCCCTCACACCTGATAGAGAACTGGATGAAACCTCAGCCAACGGCAGCAGTGCTCAGTCAAGTTCAGCCGTGTGCATGAAAGATATGAAGAAGCCGAGCGGCTGTAAGAAACAGCCAAGCAGTGATTCTGAACTATCTGCTACTCCAGGCAGGCCCCTGGATTTCAAAGGGAGAGATAAAGATGCGGCACAGCAACCCCAGGGGGAGAAAATGTATAAGCAGAAGCAGAATTCCTTCTTATACTCTCCATCTTCCCCCATGAGCAGTGATGATGAGTCCGAGTTAGAAGATGAAGATTTGAAAGTGGAACTTCAGAAGCTGCGAGAAAA gCACATTCAGGAGGTGGTGACTCTTCAAGCCCAGCAAAACGGTGAACTGGAAGAGCTGTATGCACGCTTGAAGTCTTTAAGGGAAAGCAAAGCACAGTCTTCAGATACCTTTTCCCAGCCGTTATCCCCTCGTCGCCCCAGGTCACTAAAGAGTAAAATGCGCAGCAGACCCCAGTCCCTAACTCACATGGACAATGGGCTTTCAG ACCACCAGGGCAGCGAAAGCAATTCTGATGCTTGCCAACAGTCCTTGTCAGAGAAGAAGAGCATGTTCACAGATGACTTTCATAAGCTGGTAGATGACTGGGCAAAGGAAAACGCTGTATTGAAACCCAGTCTGAATCAGATCAAACAGACTCAGAGTCGCCTAGAGTCTGATAACTGGGGTCGGACCTATGAG AGTACAACAGCCACATCCGGCTATTCATCCGCATGGATCCCTCCACTGTCTCAGATTCATGGCTCTTTGCCTGCTGCTGTCTCTCAGTCTCTTGTGCTCACCAACTTTACTGCTGGAGCAATGCCAGCATACTCCGTGCCACCAACCTGCCAATTCACTGGAGTGAGTAGTAGTGGCTATCCAGTACAATGGTCTGCCCAAGCTCCGGTTGTCTCACCCCAGAATCTCACAGCATACCAGCCTGGCATCGGAGTTCAAGCTTTTTCAACCTCAACAGCTCAGAAGGCAACTGTAATCCCAACATCTCCAAAATGA